The genomic region CGTAGAACGGCACGCCATTGTCGTGCGCGGCGAGCGCCTTCAGGTAAGTGCCGATCTTGTTGCAGACATCGCCATTGGCGGCGACGCGGTCGGTGCCGACGATGGCGAGATCGACCATGCCATGCTGCATCAGGTGCCCGCCGGTATTGTCCGGGATCACCGTGTGCGGCACGCCGTGATGGCCGAGCTCCCAGGCGGTGAGAGAGGCGCCCTGGTTGCGCGGACGCGTCTCGTCGACCCAGACATGGACCTTGATGCCGCGCTCGTGCGCGAGATAGATCGGCGCCGTCGCCGTGCCCCAGTCGACGGTGGCAAGCCAGCCGGCGTTGCAATGGGTCAGCACGTTGACCACTTCGCCCGGCTTCTTCGCCGCGATCGCCTCGATCAGCTCAAGGCCGTTGCCGGCGATGCCGCGATTGATCTCGACGTCCTGCTCGGCGATCTCGTCGGCACGCGCATAGGCCGCTTCTGCCCGCTCCACCGGATCGATCGGCGCGAGCGCCGTGCGCATCTCGTCCAGCGCCCATTTCAGATTGATCGCGGTCGGCCGCGCCACGACCAGCGTGTCATAGGCGCGCTGCAGCCCGGCGTCGGAGGCGTCCTCGCGCATCGCGAGCGCCATGCCGTAGGCGGCGGTGGCGCCGATCAGCGGCGCGCCGCGCACCAGCATGTCGCTGATGGCAACGGCCGCATCTTCACATGAGGTCAGCCGCGCAACGACGAATTCATGCGGCAGCCGGCG from Bradyrhizobium sp. CB1015 harbors:
- the mtnA gene encoding S-methyl-5-thioribose-1-phosphate isomerase translates to MKVDGKHFRSIWREHDGWSVGAIDQRRLPHEFVVARLTSCEDAAVAISDMLVRGAPLIGATAAYGMALAMREDASDAGLQRAYDTLVVARPTAINLKWALDEMRTALAPIDPVERAEAAYARADEIAEQDVEINRGIAGNGLELIEAIAAKKPGEVVNVLTHCNAGWLATVDWGTATAPIYLAHERGIKVHVWVDETRPRNQGASLTAWELGHHGVPHTVIPDNTGGHLMQHGMVDLAIVGTDRVAANGDVCNKIGTYLKALAAHDNGVPFYVALPSPTIDFTVHDGIRDIPIEQRSGVEVTDMTGRTADGRLETVRIVPESSPVANYAFDVTPARLVTGLITERGVLKPDRAALAAAFPERVARP